The Trichoderma asperellum chromosome 6, complete sequence region CTTGAATATCCAGATCAACCGAGAttccaagagcaagagagggACCGACAGAAATAATATCAGGAATAGCGAAACCAGGCAGGCCCTCTGTGACGAAGTCATATTCTTTGGTTGGATCCCACTCTGCAAAGGCATTCAGTCCAAGGAAGAGGCCAGCATTAAGGTTGCCCTGCATGACAATCTGACCCTCAGTGAGGCCACTAGCTATAGTATAGTGGAAGCTGCCTGTGACCTTGAAGTTACCATTGACACCACAGTTGACGCACCAGAGCTCAATGCTAGGCTCTGGATCTGCGTCTCCAAGTATAACCCCCTTGATCTTGTCGATAGCAGCTTCCTGAGCATCCCAAAACTCGCCTCCTTTATCTGGGGTCCATTCGTAGAACTTGAAGCCTTCTCCCCAAGGAGAGGTATCCAGCATAACGGGAGGTGGTCCCATATTAAATGGGATGTTGAACGAGTTGACATAGTTGCCTGTTGCAAGGAACACAGCGAGGGCTTCATCGTTCTTTGCCATTGCCTCAACAAAGGCCAACTGATCACTGGCGATTTCTCCAATGGTTTGCTCCGCCTCTTGAGCAAGTTCCTCCGCTGCAGATTCAACATGCTGCAGTACGGGGGCCACTACCTTAACAACTGTGGTGACCGCCTTGGAAACAGTCGAAGCAACACTATGGAAAATTTTGGACACAGAGCAAAAGTGGCACCTGCGTTGCAGCGCGTTCTGACTGTCGGTCGTAGAGGGGCTCGGTGGTGTTACTCCGGGTGCCAGAGCTTGAAGTGTAGCCTATGCACTAGTTAGCAACCAAGTATTGACAACCAGACTGGTAGCTTAGAATGAAAGGGGAAAACCTGCATTAAGATCACTTTCATCACCAGAATAGTATCCAAGATAATCATCCAGTCTCTCATCGAAGTCAGGACCACAGTAAATAGCTGGAAGACCATCAATATCAGCTGAGCTAGGTGACATGCAACCATACGTCGTCTCGAGCTCAGAACCTGTGCTAGGCGAGGAGCTTGAGAGCGAACCCATGTCTACGCCAACTTCTGTTGCAATGTCAGCGACAGATTCGATATCTCCAGAACAGGTGACAGAATTCGATGCATTGTCAAAAGCGATTGATTTTGCCACAAAATACACATAGTGGCCATCAGAGCTGCAACCAGGCGCAGCAGTAATGATAATAAGGCTGTTCGCACTGCCCTTCGCCGCTGCCCAGGAGGTTTTGGCAGTATTATATGCTGCTGTAGTGTTGAATTTAGTGGTTAGGCTCTGTGAATTGCACTGGATATTGATGATATCGATAGAGTTATCAATAATGACCGACGGGTACGTGAACGTGACGTTGACTCGGACAGTCGGAAAGGTAGTCGCATTTGAAGCGTTAGATGCTGGAGACAAGCTACCGAACCAGAGCTGAGCAACTGCCTGAGGGGTTATTGGATCAGTTCCAGCCAAGCCGAGGTTTGGGGGTGCTAGAGGCTTAAGAGTGGCAGTCGGTTGTGCTTCGAGAGTAATAGGTCCAGTTGGTGTCTGAAGGGTGCCGGGCGGAGCTGAAACATTCGCCGTCATGGTGTTCTGAGCTAAGCTTTGCGCCGAGGTAGCTGGGGCATCTGTTGATGTAGATGTGGAAtatgttgatgaagatgtggCCTCAGTCGATCCAGTGGCCGTGGAAGCGGCAGTGTTTGTGCTAGCACCCGTAGTAGCAGAGCCAGAGCTAGATTTATCTGTAGACTGTGTGCTCGTGGATGTAGATGTTGTAGTTGCAACCCCCGTTGTAGATGATGTTGTGACTCCTGTTCTCGATGAGGTCGTGACTTTTATGCTTGATGAAGTAACGATCTTTGTAGTCGACGTGGTCTTTTGTGTAGATGTTGTTGTGCTATGTATTGATGTTTTTGCTGTCGATGTTTGTGGAAGCTTGCTGCTCAACACGGCAACCTGACAGTCCATACGTGTAGAAGAAGTTGATagcgtcttcttcaaccaaCATTGACCATTGCGGTACACAGCAGCGACGCAACCACTTGTCTGATCACACCAGGTAATACAATCATTGAAGTTATCGAGAAACTTTGTCGCCAAGTCATTGCCTGGTCGATCTGTGTTGCAAGCAATGGTGAAGCTTTTTCCGCTCGATTCTTTAATCTGTTTACCATTTTGGAACGGGCAAAGTGCAGGGGGGCTGCTTAATGAACTCAGCACAGCCATTTGACTGTTTGTGCATATAGACGCGGCTGTGAGCTTATTCTTCAGCCAGCACCGCCCGTCACGATAGACAGCGGCCACGCAACCATTCGTCTCATCACACCAAGAAATGCAGCTGCCAATATCAGCCAAGGGCTTGTTCGCAAGATCACCACCCACACGGTCGGTATTGCAGGTAACGGTGAAGCTTCTTCCGCTAGCCTCCCTGATCTGCTGACCGTCTGGTCCTGGGCAGAAAGTCGGGGATGTTAACTGCGAGCTTAACACAGCAGTATCAACCCAGGAGCTAGAAACAGCCGGTTCCAGAGTCTTCTTCAGATAACAAGTGCCAAAGCGCCAACTAGCGGCGATGCACCCGGCTGTTTGATCGCAGAGGTCGATGCAGTTAGGAAAGTCAAGTGTTGGTATAGACTTGATATCGCCATGAGGGTGATCGGTACCGCATTGGATAGTGAATTGCTTATTATCCGTCTCCTTGATCCGATTGCTTCCATCCGCCGGGCATGCAATCGGCGCCGGCACATATTGTAACCGAACCGCGCCGCTCACTTCGCTATTGGCGGTGGCAGCATTTACGGTGGACTTGAGCCAACAGAATTTGTCCCTGTAAGAAACCGCATGGCAGGCCGCCTGTGTCGAGCAGATATTGATGCAATCATGAAAGGTATTAGCCTTGACCATCCGATAATCGCCGCCATGGTAGTCGAAGCCGGACTCGACAGCGAATTGCTCTCCATTATTGGCGCGGAAGGTTTGATCACGAGCAGTTATCTCCCTAGCCGGGACCGTGAGGCCAGTCACCTCCGATGCCAGGAGGAAGAGCGCCGAAGCGCCAGCAAGCATATGATGCATCGTATCGGGCGATCCCGAGAGGCGTCAAGGCTAAGCGGCAACTAGTATCTTGGCCGCTTGGCACGAGCCAGGtctcttatatatttagacGCCGTATGTTTACGTTATCAAGACTATGGGGGAGGCCATTGTATTTTGATAAGCTGCGGAGCGAGAAATTGATATTCTACCCCGTTCTGCATGGAACTATCGAGGATAGTATCGAAATTGATCAATAGCTCACAACAAACGATTGCTATTCTAGGAATTTATCCACCAACTTTACCTACTCTAAATTAGATCTCGGGAGAACTAGCCGCCGTTGGTGCTAGCGTGAATCAAAAAGTAGTATTCAGCAATGGATTAATTTCCAGAATGGTGCTACGAATGGTCCAGAGCCGCTTTTAAACCCTATTCAATCGGTTCTAGAGTCCTGCCAAAAAATCAATAGCTCAGCCTAGTTAGCTAGATATAGAGTAGTGCAAGAAAGTGGCTTGCTGAAGATTTTCATCTAGGTGGGAGAATAGTTATACAAGCACTCTGTGACTGTATTTCCCCCTTTTGTAACTTTGTCTGCAGCcaacata contains the following coding sequences:
- a CDS encoding uncharacterized protein (EggNog:ENOG41~SECRETED:SignalP(1-20)); protein product: MHHMLAGASALFLLASEVTGLTVPAREITARDQTFRANNGEQFAVESGFDYHGGDYRMVKANTFHDCINICSTQAACHAVSYRDKFCWLKSTVNAATANSEVSGAVRLQYVPAPIACPADGSNRIKETDNKQFTIQCGTDHPHGDIKSIPTLDFPNCIDLCDQTAGCIAASWRFGTCYLKKTLEPAVSSSWVDTAVLSSQLTSPTFCPGPDGQQIREASGRSFTVTCNTDRVGGDLANKPLADIGSCISWCDETNGCVAAVYRDGRCWLKNKLTAASICTNSQMAVLSSLSSPPALCPFQNGKQIKESSGKSFTIACNTDRPGNDLATKFLDNFNDCITWCDQTSGCVAAVYRNGQCWLKKTLSTSSTRMDCQVAVLSSKLPQTSTAKTSIHSTTTSTQKTTSTTKIVTSSSIKVTTSSRTGVTTSSTTGVATTTSTSTSTQSTDKSSSGSATTGASTNTAASTATGSTEATSSSTYSTSTSTDAPATSAQSLAQNTMTANVSAPPGTLQTPTGPITLEAQPTATLKPLAPPNLGLAGTDPITPQAVAQLWFGSLSPASNASNATTFPTVRVNVTFTYPSVIIDNSIDIINIQCNSQSLTTKFNTTAAYNTAKTSWAAAKGSANSLIIITAAPGCSSDGHYVYFVAKSIAFDNASNSVTCSGDIESVADIATEVGVDMGSLSSSSPSTGSELETTYGCMSPSSADIDGLPAIYCGPDFDERLDDYLGYYSGDESDLNATLQALAPGVTPPSPSTTDSQNALQRRCHFCSVSKIFHSVASTVSKAVTTVVKVVAPVLQHVESAAEELAQEAEQTIGEIASDQLAFVEAMAKNDEALAVFLATGNYVNSFNIPFNMGPPPVMLDTSPWGEGFKFYEWTPDKGGEFWDAQEAAIDKIKGVILGDADPEPSIELWCVNCGVNGNFKVTGSFHYTIASGLTEGQIVMQGNLNAGLFLGLNAFAEWDPTKEYDFVTEGLPGFAIPDIISVGPSLALGISVDLDIQAVGQYLVGASLTWPALSATLDFVHHANSQQSGWVPRVGDRVQADGSLTVSSTLGLPITLGFGINVLNGKYSKEIKLVDTPGIQAKLEYDFTNELTNGSFNSTPQDGCYGIAWDIGLVNSVVLDLSDLDEGTYTLEQWDGPVFASGCIGESATSATSTASTGVATATSTSTPPPHYPDCATYTCPDYDSRYCMSNGKVFELNCLDIVSGTAVATSCVSTSAECFESCAENDCTAVNFNTNNLENCLSGVPGYYPCWNFGGATSWVPGGAATGDWGFVEVPMPAFPDCSTLACPDNHDAYCNSFGQVFQLNCDSIVSGDAITKSCATTSAECFETCARSDCSAINFNLNNLENCLNGVPGFYPCFNFAGGNTWVPGGAASGNLGYVQANPPTKRAVVHNRSAPTATPSPSSSTDDFSNITITDATGQLLVNPHVNGSLFISASSSTEPLTNLTNGISFVADASQSAVMGDSSDRLLYYFPDTVAAVNASRLRLGSWGNIPQGAELVTLLPTATSSGPVVLVALDSSGLVLYPFVCTIEGQLNKVFLVNDASSGSSVLMNPDLTYTIIGGVAQNCASLSMVASDLPAFGSTASTKT